In one Nitrospira sp. genomic region, the following are encoded:
- a CDS encoding RNA-binding protein, producing MGSKIYVGGLPYSTTEQELSELFSAHGAVQSARIIMDKFTGKSRGFGFVEMTTDEEVKAAIAALNATQLGGRTLTVNEARPQEPRAGGGGGRGGFGGGGGRDRW from the coding sequence ATGGGTTCTAAAATTTACGTGGGTGGGTTGCCCTATTCCACCACCGAGCAGGAACTGAGCGAGCTCTTCTCTGCGCACGGCGCGGTTCAGTCGGCCCGGATCATCATGGACAAATTTACGGGGAAGTCGCGCGGCTTCGGCTTCGTCGAAATGACGACGGATGAAGAGGTCAAGGCGGCCATCGCGGCGCTCAACGCCACGCAACTGGGCGGGCGGACGCTGACGGTCAACGAAGCGCGTCCCCAGGAGCCTCGGGCTGGTGGCGGCGGCGGTCGAGGTGGATTCGGCGGGGGCGGCGGCCGCGACCGCTGGTAG
- a CDS encoding peptidylprolyl isomerase, translating into MFHLLRTMLLAGLLLGLHALSASAADVVVADGLSVSLEYTMFLADGTKMESNVGQKPLTFVQGSQHLVPGLERAIEGMKAGEKKHVEVPAALAYGEYDASNQLRVPRQKVPPTVKVGDVLARPSGRQPLKVVEITNDTVVMDANHRLAGKNLVFDVKILKIEPASKP; encoded by the coding sequence ATGTTCCATCTTCTCCGTACAATGTTGCTTGCCGGGCTGCTGCTTGGCCTACACGCGTTGTCCGCCTCCGCGGCCGACGTCGTCGTGGCCGACGGCCTCTCCGTGTCACTGGAGTACACAATGTTTCTGGCCGACGGCACGAAAATGGAGTCCAACGTCGGGCAGAAGCCGCTGACCTTCGTGCAGGGCTCGCAGCATCTCGTGCCTGGCCTGGAGAGGGCTATCGAGGGGATGAAAGCCGGTGAGAAGAAGCACGTCGAGGTGCCGGCGGCGCTGGCCTACGGCGAATATGATGCCTCCAACCAGCTGCGGGTGCCCAGACAAAAAGTTCCGCCCACGGTGAAGGTTGGCGACGTGCTGGCGCGACCGTCCGGCCGCCAGCCGCTGAAAGTCGTCGAAATCACCAATGACACCGTCGTCATGGATGCCAACCATCGGCTGGCCGGTAAAAATCTCGTTTTCGACGTCAAGATCCTCAAAATCGAACCTGCATCCAAACCGTGA